From a region of the Actinomadura luzonensis genome:
- a CDS encoding MFS transporter — MLALPVVLVAVYLTTLDFFVANLALPSIRAELGAGEAAVQLVIAGYGTAYAAGLIVAGRLGDLYGHRRIFVIGLVLFTAASGLCGLAPGTAALVPARVAQGVAAALLAPQVLVLLGVLRQGAARERAFGWYGTTVGVAGVGGQAIGGLLVAADPMGLGWRACFLVNVPIGIAAAVLAVRVLPRVPATGDRRDLDRAGAALVAGGLVAVVLPLAAGREQGWPWWTWACLGAAAPLLAAFARRQRALAGRGRTPLLDLRVFEASGFAAGLVAVGLLFGTSAGLSFVMALYLQDGLGLGPLAAGCVTTALNAGFFVASFRAHRVPRVAGGLTLVGGLVLLASLAGRDAASAGSAGWGTAAAVAGALAVAGAGMGLLMSPLLASVVPRGRGGAAAGVLGTVQEAGGVIGGTLAGAAFFGALGDGWGDAAASGIGVSVVMALGVLGHCVIRARRRLDDSRESEELAVPAA, encoded by the coding sequence ATGCTCGCGCTGCCCGTCGTGCTCGTCGCCGTCTACCTGACCACGCTGGACTTCTTCGTCGCCAACCTCGCCCTCCCGTCGATCCGCGCCGAGCTGGGCGCGGGCGAGGCCGCCGTGCAGCTCGTGATCGCGGGTTACGGGACCGCCTACGCCGCCGGCCTTATCGTGGCGGGCCGGCTCGGCGACCTGTACGGCCACCGGCGGATCTTCGTGATCGGGCTCGTGCTCTTCACCGCGGCCTCCGGGCTCTGCGGCCTCGCGCCGGGGACCGCCGCGCTGGTCCCGGCCAGGGTCGCGCAGGGCGTGGCGGCGGCGTTGCTGGCCCCGCAGGTGCTCGTGCTGCTGGGCGTCCTGCGGCAGGGCGCGGCGCGGGAGCGGGCGTTCGGATGGTACGGCACCACGGTCGGCGTCGCGGGCGTCGGCGGGCAGGCGATCGGCGGCCTCCTGGTCGCGGCCGACCCGATGGGGCTCGGCTGGCGGGCCTGCTTCCTGGTCAACGTGCCGATCGGGATCGCGGCCGCGGTGCTCGCCGTGCGGGTGCTCCCCCGCGTCCCGGCGACCGGTGACCGGCGTGACCTCGATCGGGCGGGCGCGGCGCTCGTCGCGGGCGGGCTGGTCGCGGTGGTGCTGCCGCTGGCCGCGGGGCGGGAGCAGGGGTGGCCGTGGTGGACGTGGGCGTGCCTCGGGGCGGCGGCGCCGTTGCTGGCGGCGTTCGCCCGGCGGCAGCGCGCGCTGGCCGGGCGGGGGCGGACGCCGCTGCTGGACCTGCGGGTGTTCGAGGCGAGCGGGTTCGCGGCGGGGCTGGTGGCGGTGGGGCTGCTGTTCGGGACGTCGGCCGGGTTGTCGTTCGTGATGGCGCTGTATCTGCAGGACGGGCTCGGGCTCGGGCCGCTCGCGGCCGGGTGCGTGACCACGGCGCTCAACGCGGGGTTCTTCGTGGCGTCGTTCCGCGCGCACCGGGTGCCGCGGGTGGCGGGCGGGCTGACGCTGGTCGGCGGGCTGGTGCTGCTGGCGTCGCTGGCCGGGCGGGACGCGGCGTCCGCTGGCTCGGCCGGCTGGGGTACGGCGGCCGCGGTGGCGGGGGCGCTGGCCGTCGCCGGGGCCGGGATGGGGCTGCTGATGTCGCCGCTGCTGGCGTCCGTGGTGCCGCGTGGGCGAGGCGGCGCGGCGGCCGGAGTGCTGGGCACGGTGCAGGAGGCCGGGGGAGTGATCGGGGGGACGCTCGCCGGGGCCGCGTTCTTCGGCGCGCTCGGCGACGGATGGGGGGACGCGGCGGCGTCCGGGATCGGGGTGAGCGTGGTGATGGCGCTGGGGGTGCTCGGGCACTGCGTCATCCGCGCGCGGCGGCGGCTCGATGATTCACGTGAATCCGAGGAGCTAGCCGTACCGGCCGCCTGA
- the fxsT gene encoding FxSxx-COOH system tetratricopeptide repeat protein: MVNVEAGDARSGGGLVAGTQPGEGRRSTAPEVWGRVPPRNKNFTGRQELLEKLRAGMTAEARGQVTVVIPQVLPHALHGLGGVGKTQMAVEYAYRYRGEYDLVWWISADQRVLIRSSLASLAPHLGLPDAAAIGVEDAANAALDALRRGKPYDRWLLIFDNADEPEEILDIIPNGPGHVLITSRNHRWEDVVEAVPVDVFAREESVAFLSKRIRRAIAPEDADRLAEQLGDLPLALEQAGALQAETGMPVDEYIELLNKHTSQLLDEGKPTEYPISMTAAWNLSVSRLSERRPEAVDLLRCCAFFGPEPIPRDVFSQRGTGLSPGLAELLDNPIKLSRSMGELGRFALARIDPGSRTIQVHRLIQALVRDELDPEERATHLADVHHLLTGLDLGNPDESVNWGRYGGVLAHVVPSRLQESQDARVRDFALSLARYLFMSSDGYAQEFVNLFIHQWEKDSGPDDPHVLRAYREQGNILRQLGRYNEVYELNQKTLAKMRRVGTPDDELLLLVSGIGGDLRARGDFAAALEHDEDSVRRHAAAFGPGDHRTLRAKNNLGLDYCLTSRFEQARELHENTLLEIRDTKSGAATIVGCWNALARAVRLNGDYAEACDIGEEVLAYGLEYLGGEHPMYLYTAKDLSIAWRRLGELDKALEMSTDVHGRYVRRYGLDHPDTLASAMSLANVQRNNGQEQEGLELATDTVNRYPRVYGTNHPYYLTCQGNLALLYRTCQEPAKARELNEETLHSIEQRLGRNHHYYLTVATNLASDLAALGQYEAAVERGRDTHRRLVELVGENHPMALACAANLSIDLKRLGTPEAVEEGALLREDTRSRYAQRLGLEHPDAAAFLAERHLDLDFDPPPI; this comes from the coding sequence ATGGTCAACGTTGAGGCTGGAGACGCGCGATCCGGAGGTGGCCTCGTGGCCGGTACGCAGCCAGGCGAAGGACGACGGTCAACGGCCCCCGAGGTGTGGGGCAGAGTTCCGCCGCGGAACAAGAACTTCACCGGCAGGCAAGAGCTCCTCGAGAAACTGCGGGCGGGAATGACCGCCGAGGCCCGCGGCCAGGTCACCGTGGTCATTCCGCAGGTCCTCCCGCACGCGCTGCACGGCCTCGGAGGCGTCGGCAAGACACAGATGGCGGTGGAGTACGCCTACCGGTATCGCGGCGAGTACGACCTCGTCTGGTGGATCTCGGCCGACCAGCGGGTGCTGATCCGGTCGTCGCTGGCTTCGCTCGCTCCCCATCTCGGCCTTCCCGACGCGGCGGCGATCGGCGTCGAGGACGCCGCCAACGCCGCGCTCGACGCGTTGCGCCGCGGCAAGCCGTACGACCGCTGGCTGCTCATCTTCGACAATGCGGACGAGCCGGAAGAGATCCTCGACATCATCCCGAACGGACCCGGTCACGTCCTGATCACCTCGCGCAACCACCGCTGGGAGGACGTCGTCGAGGCAGTCCCGGTCGACGTCTTCGCGCGGGAGGAGAGCGTCGCGTTCCTCAGCAAGCGCATCCGCAGGGCGATCGCGCCCGAGGACGCCGACCGGCTCGCCGAACAGCTCGGCGACCTCCCGCTGGCGCTGGAACAGGCCGGCGCCCTCCAAGCCGAGACGGGCATGCCCGTCGACGAGTACATCGAGCTGCTGAACAAGCACACGAGCCAGCTCCTCGACGAGGGCAAGCCGACGGAGTACCCGATCTCGATGACGGCGGCCTGGAATCTCTCGGTGAGCAGGTTGAGCGAGCGGCGGCCGGAGGCTGTCGACCTGCTGCGCTGCTGCGCGTTCTTCGGGCCGGAGCCGATCCCCCGCGACGTGTTCAGCCAGCGCGGCACCGGCCTGAGCCCCGGGCTGGCCGAGCTGCTCGACAACCCGATCAAGCTGAGCCGGTCGATGGGGGAGCTCGGCCGCTTCGCCCTCGCGCGCATCGACCCCGGCAGCCGGACCATCCAGGTGCACCGGCTGATCCAGGCGCTCGTCCGCGACGAGCTCGACCCGGAGGAACGGGCCACGCATCTCGCGGACGTCCACCACCTGCTGACGGGCCTGGACCTCGGCAACCCGGACGAGTCGGTCAACTGGGGCCGTTATGGCGGTGTCCTGGCGCACGTCGTGCCCTCCCGCTTGCAGGAGAGCCAGGACGCGAGGGTGCGTGACTTCGCGCTCAGCCTGGCCCGATACCTCTTCATGTCCAGTGACGGCTACGCCCAGGAGTTCGTGAACCTCTTCATCCACCAGTGGGAGAAGGACTCCGGCCCCGACGATCCCCACGTGCTGAGGGCCTATCGTGAGCAGGGCAACATCCTGCGTCAGCTGGGCAGGTACAACGAGGTCTACGAGCTCAACCAGAAAACCCTCGCCAAGATGCGGCGCGTCGGCACCCCCGACGACGAGCTGTTGCTCCTGGTCAGCGGCATCGGCGGCGACCTGCGGGCGCGCGGTGACTTCGCCGCCGCCCTGGAACACGACGAGGACTCCGTACGACGGCATGCCGCGGCCTTCGGCCCGGGCGATCACCGGACCCTGCGCGCGAAGAACAACCTGGGCCTCGACTACTGCCTCACCAGCCGCTTCGAGCAGGCCCGCGAACTGCACGAGAACACTCTCCTGGAGATCCGGGACACCAAGTCGGGCGCGGCGACCATCGTGGGGTGCTGGAACGCGCTTGCCCGGGCCGTGCGTCTCAACGGTGACTATGCCGAGGCCTGCGACATCGGCGAGGAGGTGCTCGCCTACGGCCTGGAATACCTGGGCGGCGAGCATCCCATGTACCTCTACACCGCCAAGGACCTCTCCATCGCCTGGCGGAGGCTCGGCGAGCTCGACAAGGCGCTGGAGATGTCCACCGACGTGCACGGCCGCTACGTGCGGAGGTACGGCCTCGACCATCCCGACACGCTGGCCTCCGCCATGTCCCTCGCCAACGTGCAGCGCAACAACGGTCAGGAGCAGGAAGGGCTGGAGCTGGCGACCGACACCGTCAACCGGTATCCGCGGGTCTACGGCACCAATCACCCGTACTACCTGACCTGCCAGGGCAACCTGGCGCTGCTGTACCGCACCTGCCAGGAGCCGGCGAAGGCCCGCGAGCTGAACGAGGAGACGCTGCACAGCATCGAGCAGCGCCTTGGACGCAACCACCACTACTACCTCACGGTGGCGACGAACCTGGCGAGCGACCTCGCGGCGTTGGGCCAGTACGAGGCCGCCGTCGAGCGTGGCCGCGACACCCATCGCCGCCTGGTCGAGCTCGTCGGCGAGAACCATCCGATGGCCCTGGCCTGTGCCGCCAATCTCTCGATCGACCTCAAACGCCTCGGCACCCCGGAGGCCGTCGAAGAGGGGGCGCTGCTCCGGGAGGACACCCGGAGCCGGTATGCGCAGAGGCTCGGCCTTGAGCATCCCGACGCCGCCGCCTTCCTCGCCGAACGGCACCTCGACCTCGACTTCGACCCGCCGCCGATCTGA
- a CDS encoding FxsB family cyclophane-forming radical SAM/SPASM peptide maturase, producing MDLNINALLESGWRPTPFQQFVLKIHSRCNLACTYCYMYEMADQGWRRQPRRMSQATIDAAAARIAEHAQANNLSKIDVILHGGEPLLAGAEHIRHAVETIRRAAGAGVTVNVQVQTNGVLLDPVFLETFADLGVLVAVSLDGDREANDRHRLGPAGQGSYDRVHDGLAQLTSPAHRHLFNGLLCTIDLRNDPVGTYEALLAHAPPTIDFLLPHGTWETPPPGRHPDREDAPYGDWLIAVFDRWYHAPRRETRVRLFDEIIRLVLGRPSRSEAVGLSAVAVVVVETDGGIEQVDSLKSAYDGATRTPLHVSTPGAFDTALMLPSIAARQIGERALSPECRACDIRRVCGAGLYPHRYRPGTGFANPSVYCRDLFRLITHIQQTVNVDLAAVRDRSRRRRLTDSAERHPDTMTLAPHSLPKEVFFELAAGRGGRDAVERLWAAQDSKRLLLLRGVRDLARDDARVRQAYELLADIQEASPEVARQVLRYPTAGSWGLRTLQALGGHTSPAPWATPSGLASLAAVAAIRSGRGATIEVPVLDGAAVLPSLGRALFDGDDRFAVVRTGDGEAEITAGGVTVRVGEGPSWEGLRRIRAAHGGLTAEFVVDDLDPGRMPGAQHAEGRLSAADLHRWESTLQPAWEILADRHPQVAEEIAAVVTVLTPLAEPAHGTASATSKLAFGNIGISTQPDPHAFAVTLAHESQHAKLSGLLDLIPLTQPDDGSRYYAPWRDDPRPLGGLLHGAYAHLAIAAFWGVERQQPHEDELRLRAHTEFARWRDGTDLTIRTLRASGRLTPEGDLFTAEMAGTMAAMCAQPVPPEAAHRAGASADRHLAGWRRRNGEPPAGRLPSPA from the coding sequence ATGGATCTCAACATCAACGCCCTGCTGGAGAGCGGCTGGCGTCCCACGCCCTTCCAGCAGTTCGTACTGAAGATCCACAGCCGGTGCAACCTCGCCTGCACCTACTGCTACATGTACGAGATGGCCGACCAGGGCTGGCGCCGCCAGCCCCGGCGCATGTCGCAGGCGACGATCGACGCGGCCGCGGCGCGCATCGCCGAGCACGCGCAGGCGAACAACCTGTCCAAGATTGACGTGATCCTCCACGGCGGCGAACCCCTGCTCGCCGGCGCCGAGCACATCCGCCACGCGGTGGAGACCATCCGGCGCGCGGCCGGCGCCGGCGTGACGGTCAACGTCCAGGTGCAGACGAACGGCGTGCTCCTGGACCCCGTCTTCCTGGAGACGTTCGCCGACCTCGGCGTGCTCGTCGCGGTCAGCCTCGACGGCGACCGCGAGGCCAACGACCGCCACCGCCTCGGCCCGGCGGGACAGGGCAGCTACGACCGGGTCCACGACGGGCTCGCCCAGCTCACCTCCCCCGCCCACCGGCACCTGTTCAACGGGCTGCTGTGCACGATCGACCTGCGCAACGACCCCGTCGGCACCTACGAGGCGCTGCTCGCCCACGCCCCGCCCACGATCGACTTCCTGCTCCCGCACGGCACCTGGGAGACCCCGCCGCCCGGCCGCCACCCCGACCGCGAGGACGCGCCGTACGGCGACTGGCTGATCGCCGTCTTCGACCGCTGGTACCACGCACCGCGCCGCGAGACCCGCGTCCGGCTGTTCGACGAGATCATCCGGCTCGTGCTCGGCCGCCCCTCGCGCAGCGAGGCCGTCGGGCTGTCCGCGGTCGCCGTCGTCGTCGTCGAGACCGACGGCGGCATCGAGCAGGTCGACAGCCTCAAGTCCGCCTACGACGGCGCCACCCGCACGCCCCTGCACGTGAGCACCCCCGGCGCCTTCGACACCGCGCTGATGCTGCCCTCCATCGCCGCCCGGCAGATCGGCGAGCGCGCGCTGTCGCCGGAGTGCCGGGCCTGCGACATCCGGCGCGTCTGCGGCGCGGGCCTCTACCCCCATCGCTACCGCCCCGGCACCGGCTTCGCCAACCCGAGCGTCTACTGCCGCGACCTGTTCCGGCTCATCACCCACATCCAGCAGACGGTGAACGTCGACCTCGCCGCGGTACGCGACCGCAGCCGACGCCGCCGGCTCACCGACTCCGCAGAGAGGCACCCGGACACCATGACGCTGGCACCTCACAGCCTGCCCAAAGAGGTGTTCTTCGAGCTCGCCGCCGGCCGGGGCGGTCGCGACGCCGTCGAACGCCTGTGGGCGGCGCAGGACAGCAAACGCCTGCTGCTCCTGCGCGGCGTCCGCGACCTCGCGAGGGACGACGCGCGGGTGCGGCAGGCGTACGAGCTGCTCGCCGACATCCAGGAGGCCTCGCCCGAGGTCGCCAGGCAGGTGCTCCGCTACCCGACCGCCGGGTCCTGGGGGCTGCGCACCCTGCAGGCGCTCGGCGGTCACACGTCCCCGGCGCCCTGGGCGACCCCGTCCGGGCTGGCGTCGCTGGCGGCGGTCGCGGCGATCCGATCGGGGCGCGGCGCGACGATCGAGGTGCCGGTCCTGGACGGCGCGGCCGTGCTCCCGTCCCTGGGGCGGGCGCTCTTCGACGGCGACGACCGGTTCGCCGTCGTCCGCACCGGCGACGGCGAGGCGGAGATCACCGCCGGCGGGGTCACCGTGCGCGTCGGCGAGGGCCCCTCGTGGGAGGGGCTGCGCCGCATCCGGGCCGCGCACGGCGGCCTGACGGCCGAGTTCGTCGTCGACGACCTGGATCCGGGACGGATGCCGGGCGCGCAGCACGCCGAGGGCCGGCTCAGCGCGGCCGACCTGCACCGGTGGGAGTCCACGCTCCAGCCGGCCTGGGAGATCCTGGCCGACCGGCACCCCCAGGTCGCCGAGGAGATCGCCGCCGTGGTCACGGTGCTGACGCCGCTTGCCGAGCCGGCGCACGGCACCGCGAGCGCCACGTCCAAGCTGGCCTTCGGCAACATCGGCATCTCCACGCAGCCCGACCCGCACGCGTTCGCGGTGACGCTGGCGCACGAGTCCCAGCACGCGAAACTGAGCGGCCTGCTCGACCTCATACCGCTGACCCAGCCGGACGACGGCAGCCGGTACTACGCCCCCTGGCGTGACGACCCGCGCCCGCTCGGCGGCCTGCTGCACGGCGCGTACGCGCACCTGGCGATCGCGGCGTTCTGGGGCGTGGAGCGGCAGCAACCGCACGAGGATGAGCTGCGGCTCCGCGCCCACACCGAGTTCGCCCGGTGGCGCGACGGCACGGACCTGACGATCCGCACGCTGCGCGCCAGCGGCCGGCTCACCCCGGAGGGCGACCTGTTCACCGCCGAGATGGCCGGCACGATGGCCGCGATGTGCGCGCAGCCCGTCCCCCCGGAGGCCGCGCACCGGGCGGGCGCCTCGGCCGACCGGCACCTGGCCGGCTGGCGCCGGCGCAACGGTGAACCGCCGGCCGGCCGGCTGCCGTCACCGGCCTGA
- a CDS encoding arsenate reductase/protein-tyrosine-phosphatase family protein, whose amino-acid sequence MAGTRSGPPPFARMAADPLRWQLLQELARSDRRVRELVALVGRPQNLVSYHLKQLRASGLVATRRSSFDGRDTYYRLDLARCAESLAAAGAALHPGLGGRAPAGEPPPCSVLFLCTGNSARSQVAEALARTRSGGRIAAASAGSRPKPLHPYAEQVMAARGIDLAGQRPKHLDEFAGRRFCSVITLCDRVREICPEHPAHLHWSIPDPAAGDGGLQAFESMAAELDTRIGFWLAAAGAAPVHAHVQEV is encoded by the coding sequence ATGGCAGGCACCCGGTCAGGCCCGCCGCCGTTCGCCCGGATGGCGGCGGATCCGCTGCGCTGGCAGCTCCTCCAGGAGCTCGCCCGCAGCGACCGCCGGGTCCGCGAGCTGGTGGCCCTGGTCGGCCGGCCGCAGAACCTCGTCTCCTACCACCTGAAGCAGCTCCGCGCGAGCGGCCTGGTCGCCACGCGGCGCAGCAGCTTCGACGGCCGTGACACCTACTACCGCCTCGACCTGGCGCGCTGCGCCGAGTCGCTGGCGGCGGCGGGCGCGGCCCTGCACCCGGGGCTCGGCGGCCGCGCGCCGGCCGGCGAGCCGCCTCCGTGCAGCGTGTTGTTCCTGTGCACCGGCAACAGCGCCCGCTCGCAGGTCGCCGAGGCTCTGGCCAGGACGCGGTCCGGCGGCCGGATCGCCGCCGCCAGCGCGGGCAGCCGCCCGAAGCCGCTGCACCCGTACGCCGAGCAGGTGATGGCCGCCCGCGGCATCGACCTCGCCGGTCAGCGGCCGAAGCATCTCGACGAGTTCGCCGGGCGCCGCTTCTGCTCCGTGATCACCCTGTGCGACCGGGTGCGGGAGATCTGTCCCGAGCATCCCGCGCACCTGCATTGGAGCATCCCCGATCCGGCCGCCGGCGACGGCGGTCTCCAGGCGTTCGAGTCGATGGCGGCCGAGCTGGACACCCGCATCGGGTTCTGGCTGGCCGCGGCCGGCGCGGCGCCCGTCCACGCACATGTCCAGGAGGTCTGA
- a CDS encoding aminotransferase class I/II-fold pyridoxal phosphate-dependent enzyme has protein sequence MPGKYRITGETASEIAAAVESAVSGGLLPPGTPLPPVRELAGQAGVSPGTAAAAYRLLRERGLVETAGRRGTRIRPRPATTAREDIRIEAPPGVRDLSQGNPDAALLPPLHAALAAAARAHQERPAMYGAQDDADLLALAAARLRRDGVPPGDLAITSGTLDALERVLSGALRPGDPVAVEDPGWSALLDLVTVLGLRPVPMRVDDDGPLPDELARALRTGVRAVVVTARAQNPTGAAVTAGRAAALRELLAARPDVLLVEDDHGDGFVDLPLHPLAGVTSRWVLVRSTAKAYGPDLRLAPVTGDPVTLGRLRGRQRLAVGWVSHLLQRAVAHLMRTGAVDTAAVAASYRERRDGLVTALAERGVRAHGRSGLNVWVPVADESAAITRLLARGWAAAPGARNRIRTPPALRLTVSTLSPADLPRLADDLAAAVRAPSGGRYG, from the coding sequence GTGCCAGGAAAATATCGGATCACCGGCGAGACGGCCAGCGAGATAGCCGCCGCGGTCGAGTCCGCCGTGTCCGGCGGGCTGCTCCCGCCCGGCACGCCGCTCCCCCCGGTCCGTGAGCTGGCCGGGCAGGCCGGGGTCAGCCCGGGCACCGCGGCGGCGGCGTACCGGCTGCTGCGCGAGCGCGGCCTGGTCGAGACCGCCGGGCGGCGCGGCACCAGGATCAGGCCCCGCCCGGCCACCACCGCCAGGGAGGACATCCGCATCGAGGCGCCGCCCGGCGTCCGCGACCTGTCCCAGGGCAACCCCGACGCCGCCCTGCTGCCGCCGCTGCACGCCGCGCTCGCCGCCGCGGCCCGCGCCCACCAGGAGCGGCCCGCCATGTACGGCGCCCAGGACGACGCGGACCTGCTCGCCCTGGCCGCCGCCCGCCTGCGCCGCGACGGCGTGCCGCCGGGCGACCTGGCGATCACCTCAGGCACCCTCGACGCGCTCGAACGGGTCCTGTCCGGCGCCCTGCGCCCCGGCGACCCGGTGGCCGTCGAGGACCCGGGCTGGTCCGCCCTGCTGGACCTGGTCACGGTGCTCGGCCTGCGGCCGGTGCCGATGCGCGTGGACGACGACGGCCCGCTCCCCGACGAGCTGGCCCGCGCGCTGCGGACAGGCGTCCGCGCGGTCGTGGTCACCGCCCGCGCCCAGAACCCGACCGGCGCCGCCGTCACCGCCGGACGCGCCGCCGCCCTGCGCGAGCTGCTGGCCGCCCGCCCGGACGTGCTGCTCGTCGAGGACGACCACGGCGACGGCTTCGTGGACCTGCCCCTGCACCCGCTGGCCGGCGTCACGTCCCGGTGGGTGCTCGTCCGCTCCACGGCCAAGGCGTACGGTCCTGACCTGCGGCTGGCCCCGGTCACCGGCGACCCGGTCACGCTGGGCCGGCTGCGCGGGCGGCAACGGCTTGCCGTGGGTTGGGTGAGCCACCTGTTGCAGCGGGCGGTGGCGCACCTGATGCGGACCGGCGCGGTGGACACGGCGGCCGTGGCGGCCTCGTACCGGGAGCGCAGGGACGGGCTGGTGACGGCGCTGGCCGAGCGGGGCGTGCGCGCGCACGGCCGCAGCGGCCTCAACGTGTGGGTGCCCGTCGCGGACGAGTCCGCCGCGATCACCCGCCTGCTGGCCCGCGGCTGGGCCGCCGCGCCCGGAGCCCGCAACCGGATCCGCACGCCGCCCGCGCTCCGCCTGACCGTCTCCACGTTGTCGCCGGCCGACCTGCCGCGCCTCGCCGACGACCTCGCCGCCGCCGTCCGCGCGCCGTCAGGCGGCCGGTACGGCTAG
- a CDS encoding VOC family protein, whose translation MTTSPHDMTSPHDMTSTADMTSTADMVGVRYMVDDVKEAVAFYTGHLGFTLRTDAAPAFADVTRGALRLLLAGPKSSAGRPMPDGRVPEPGGWNRIHLIVPDLAAEVARLRAEGVLFRNDVVTGPGGRQILVEDPSGNVVELFEPARP comes from the coding sequence ATGACCACCAGCCCGCACGACATGACCAGCCCGCACGACATGACCAGCACGGCCGACATGACCAGCACAGCCGACATGGTCGGCGTCCGTTACATGGTCGACGACGTCAAGGAAGCCGTCGCCTTCTACACCGGCCACCTCGGCTTCACGCTGCGCACCGACGCGGCCCCGGCCTTCGCCGACGTCACCCGCGGCGCCCTGCGCCTGCTGCTCGCCGGGCCGAAGAGCTCGGCGGGCCGGCCGATGCCCGACGGCCGCGTCCCGGAGCCGGGCGGCTGGAACCGCATCCACCTCATCGTGCCCGACCTCGCGGCCGAGGTCGCCCGGCTGCGCGCCGAGGGCGTGCTCTTCCGCAACGACGTGGTGACCGGGCCGGGCGGCCGGCAGATCCTGGTCGAGGACCCCTCGGGCAACGTGGTCGAGCTGTTCGAGCCGGCGCGCCCGTAG